From Lycium ferocissimum isolate CSIRO_LF1 chromosome 12, AGI_CSIRO_Lferr_CH_V1, whole genome shotgun sequence, one genomic window encodes:
- the LOC132040974 gene encoding 7-deoxyloganetin glucosyltransferase-like encodes MGSISAELNKPHAVCIPFPAQGHINPMLKLAKILHHKGFHITFVNTEFNHRRLLKSRGPDSLNGLSSLRFETIPDGLPPCDADATQDIPSLCESTTKTCLGPFRDLLAKLNNTLDVPPVSCIVSDGIMSFTLAAAQELGVPEVLFWTTSTCGFLGYMHYSTIIEKGYIPLKDASQLTNGYLETTLDCIPGMENIRLRDLPSFLRTTNPDEYMIKFVLQETERARKASAIVLNTFEALESEVLESLRTLLPPVYPIGPLHLLVKHVDDENLKGLGSSLWKEEPECIQWLDTKEPNSVVYVNFGSITVMTPNQLMEFAWGLANSQQEFLWIIRPDIVSGDEAILPPEFVEETKKRGMLASWCSQEEVLNHPAIGGFLTHSGWNSTLESISSGVPMVCWPFFAEQQTNCWFSVTKWGVGMEIDNNVKRGEVKSLVRELMLGEKGKEMKKKTIEWKNLAQESAKKSTGSSYVNIENVVNDILLSSKLS; translated from the exons ATGGGTTCCATTAGTGCTGAATTAAACAAGCCACATGCAGTATGCATACCATTCCCTGCCCAAGGCCATATTAACCCCATGTTAAAGCTAGCCAAAATCCTTCATCACAAAGGCTTTCACATAACTTTTGTCAACACTGAATTTAACCATAGGCGTCTCCTTAAGTCTCGTGGCCCCGATTCTCTCAACGGGCTTTCATCGTTGCGTTTCGAGACCATTCCCGATGGACTCCCACCTTGTGATGCCGATGCAACGCAAGACATACCTTCTTTGTGTGAATCCACTACTAAAACTTGCTTAGGTCCCTTTAGGGATCTTCTTGCAAAGCTTAATAACACGTTGGACGTGCCACCGGTGTCTTGCATCGTTTCGGATGGTATCATGAGCTTCACCTTAGCTGCTGCACAAGAATTGGGAGTCCCTGAAGTTCTGTTTTGGACCACTAGTACTTGTGGTTTCTTAGGTTACATGCATTACTCCACCATTATTGAAAAAGGATATATTCCACTTAAAG ATGCCAGTCAATTAACAAATGGGTACCTAGAGACAACTTTGGATTGCATACCAGGAATGGAGAACATACGATTAAGGGATCTTCCAAGTTTCTTGAGAACTACAAATCCAGATGAATACATGATTAAATTTGTTCTCCAAGAAACAGAGAGAGCGAGAAAAGCTTCTGCAATTGTCCTCAACACCTTCGAGGCACTAGAGAGTGAAGTTCTTGAATCGCTCCGAACTCTCCTTCCACCAGTCTACCCAATAGGGCCATTGCATTTACTCGTCAAACACGTCGATGATGAGAATTTGAAGGGACTCGGGTCGAGCCTATGGAAAGAGGAGCCAGAGTGCATACAATGGCTTGACACAAAAGAACCAAACTCTGTTGTTTATGTTAACTTTGGTAGTATCACTGTTATGACTCCTAATCAACTTATGGAATTTGCTTGGGGACTTGCAAATAGCCAGCAAGAGTTTCTATGGATCATAAGACCCGATATTGTATCAGGTGATGAAGCAATTCTTCCACCTGAATTCGTGGAAGAAACTAAAAAGAGGGGAATGCTTGCGAGTTGGTGCTCGCAAGAAGAAGTACTTAACCATCCAGCAATAGGAGGATTCTTGACTCATAGTGGATGGAATTCTACGCTCGAGAGTATTAGTAGTGGGGTCCCTATGGTTTGTTGGCCGTTTTTCGCAGAACAACAGACAAATTGTTGGTTTTCTGTTACTAAATGGGGTGTAGGAATGGAGATTGACAATAATGTGAAGCGGGGTGAAGTGAAAAGCCTTGTGAGGGAATTGATGCTTGGTGAAAAAGgcaaagaaatgaagaaaaagacaATTGAATGGAAGAATTTGGCTCAAGAATCTGCAAAAAAATCAACAGGGTCATCTTATGTGAACATAGAAAATGTGGTCAATGACATTCTTCTTTCATCCAAACTAAGTTAA